The following coding sequences are from one Roseburia hominis A2-183 window:
- a CDS encoding PucR family transcriptional regulator, with protein MISNQILQNTIDGLKGITRIDLCIIDVEGKVLAATFPEADQYIEPAQAFVESPADSQVVNGYQFFKVFDEHQLEYILLASGDSDDVYMVGKIASFQIQNLLVAYKERFDKDNFIKNLLLDNLLLVDIYNRAKKLHIDTEVRRVVFIVETNRDKDGNELEKIRGIFGTKTKDFVTAVDEKNIIVVKEVGENEGYEELNKIAESMVNLFRADADSDVHVAYGTIVGEIKEVSRSYKEARMALDVGKIFFEEKDVIAYSTLGIGRLIYQLPIPLCKMFIKEIFDNKSPDDFDEETLTTINKFFENSLNVSETSRQLYIHRNTLVYRLDKLQKSTGLDLRVFEDAITFKIALMVVKYMKYMESLDY; from the coding sequence ATGATTTCAAATCAAATACTTCAGAATACAATCGATGGATTAAAGGGAATCACCAGAATAGATCTGTGCATTATTGATGTGGAGGGGAAGGTGTTAGCAGCCACTTTTCCGGAGGCGGATCAGTACATTGAGCCGGCGCAGGCGTTCGTGGAGTCACCGGCAGACAGCCAGGTGGTGAACGGATATCAGTTTTTCAAGGTATTTGATGAGCACCAGCTTGAGTATATTCTTCTGGCAAGCGGAGACAGCGATGATGTATACATGGTGGGAAAGATTGCCAGTTTCCAGATCCAGAATCTTCTGGTAGCATATAAGGAGCGGTTCGATAAGGATAATTTTATCAAGAATCTGCTGCTCGACAACCTGTTGCTGGTTGATATTTATAACCGTGCCAAGAAGCTTCACATCGACACCGAGGTGCGCCGCGTGGTATTCATTGTGGAGACGAACCGCGACAAGGACGGCAATGAACTGGAGAAGATCCGCGGAATCTTCGGCACGAAGACGAAGGATTTTGTCACAGCAGTCGATGAGAAGAATATTATCGTTGTGAAGGAAGTCGGCGAGAACGAAGGTTACGAGGAACTGAACAAGATCGCGGAGAGCATGGTCAACCTGTTCCGTGCGGATGCGGACAGCGACGTTCATGTGGCATACGGAACGATTGTCGGCGAGATCAAAGAGGTATCCAGATCCTACAAGGAGGCGCGGATGGCACTTGATGTCGGCAAGATCTTCTTCGAGGAGAAGGATGTAATCGCTTACTCCACACTCGGTATCGGTCGTCTGATCTACCAGCTGCCGATTCCGCTGTGCAAGATGTTCATCAAGGAGATTTTTGACAATAAGTCCCCGGATGATTTCGATGAGGAGACGTTGACGACGATCAACAAGTTCTTTGAGAACAGCCTGAACGTATCAGAGACTTCCAGACAGCTTTACATCCACCGCAACACGTTAGTGTACCGTCTGGATAAGCTGCAGAAGAGCACCGGACTGGATCTGCGTGTGTTCGAGGATGCCATCACGTTCAAGATCGCACTGATGGTCGTAAAATATATGAAGTATATGGAGTCTCTGGACTACTAA
- the ftsE gene encoding cell division ATP-binding protein FtsE, which translates to MIKLEHVSKSYSAGIPALNDVSLNIEEGEFVFVVGDSGSGKSTLIKLLLKELEPTEGTITINGRKLNKIRRRQIPKFRRNIGVVFQDFRLLKDRNIYDNVAFAQKVIGESNRSIKKNVPKLLSMVGLAAKYRSYPRQLSGGEQQRVAIARALINKPKILLADEPTGNLDANNAWEIMKLMEEINEQGTTVVVVTHNLEIVKAMNKRVITMQKGVVVDDTASDHYGKDTSVEQDDDLFDDFLDDGGDDDYAN; encoded by the coding sequence ATGATAAAGTTAGAGCATGTCAGCAAGTCGTACTCTGCGGGAATTCCTGCACTTAATGACGTGAGTCTTAACATTGAGGAGGGAGAGTTTGTATTTGTTGTCGGTGACAGCGGTTCGGGCAAGTCGACGCTGATCAAGCTCCTGTTGAAGGAACTGGAACCGACGGAGGGAACCATTACAATCAATGGCAGAAAATTAAATAAAATCAGACGAAGACAAATCCCGAAATTCCGCCGCAACATTGGGGTGGTTTTTCAGGATTTCCGATTGTTAAAGGATAGAAATATTTATGACAATGTAGCTTTTGCACAAAAGGTCATTGGCGAATCCAACCGCTCCATCAAGAAAAATGTTCCAAAACTGTTGTCGATGGTGGGACTGGCGGCAAAATACCGCTCATACCCGAGACAGCTTTCCGGAGGGGAGCAGCAGCGTGTGGCGATTGCGCGCGCGCTGATTAACAAGCCGAAGATTCTGCTGGCGGACGAGCCTACCGGTAATCTCGATGCGAATAATGCATGGGAGATTATGAAGCTGATGGAGGAGATCAACGAGCAGGGAACAACGGTGGTTGTAGTAACACACAATCTGGAGATTGTGAAAGCAATGAATAAGCGTGTCATCACGATGCAAAAAGGCGTTGTGGTAGACGATACCGCTTCGGATCATTACGGTAAGGATACCTCTGTCGAACAGGACGATGATCTGTTTGATGATTTCTTGGATGATGGAGGTGACGACGACTATGCGAATTAG
- the ftsX gene encoding permease-like cell division protein FtsX, with protein sequence MRISTFFYTIKQGIVNIWKNKLFSLASIATMTACIFLFGLFYMIVVNFQSMVKDAESGVAVTVLFDEGISDQRIEEIGELISERPEVSHYDFISADEAWESFKEVYFEGNEAAAASFAGDNPLANSASYAIYMNDISMQDSLVTYLKSVDGVREVKQSQQVANTLTDFNSLIGYISAGVILILLGVAVFLISNTITVGISVRKEEIAIMKLIGATDYFVRAPFVVEGIVIGLIGAAIPLGILYALYGKIVMYISDKFSFISNMMKFLSVNEIFHNLIPVALILGVGIGFIGSRITIRKHLRV encoded by the coding sequence ATGCGAATTAGTACGTTTTTTTATACAATTAAGCAGGGAATCGTGAATATCTGGAAGAACAAGCTGTTCTCACTGGCGTCGATTGCCACGATGACGGCATGCATTTTCCTGTTCGGTCTGTTCTATATGATTGTCGTGAACTTCCAGTCCATGGTAAAGGATGCGGAGTCCGGCGTGGCAGTGACGGTGCTGTTTGATGAGGGAATCTCGGATCAGCGGATCGAGGAGATCGGGGAGCTGATTTCGGAGAGACCGGAAGTATCACATTATGACTTTATCTCAGCAGATGAAGCATGGGAAAGCTTCAAGGAAGTGTACTTTGAGGGAAATGAAGCGGCGGCTGCAAGTTTTGCTGGCGATAACCCGCTGGCGAATTCCGCGAGCTATGCCATCTACATGAATGATATATCGATGCAGGACTCGCTGGTTACCTACCTGAAGTCCGTCGATGGAGTGCGTGAAGTAAAGCAGTCCCAGCAGGTGGCCAACACGCTGACCGACTTTAACAGTCTGATCGGGTACATCTCGGCGGGCGTCATCCTGATTCTGCTCGGTGTTGCCGTCTTTTTGATCAGCAATACGATCACGGTGGGTATCTCCGTCCGCAAGGAAGAGATTGCGATCATGAAGCTGATCGGAGCGACGGATTATTTTGTGCGCGCACCGTTTGTGGTCGAAGGTATTGTAATCGGACTGATCGGAGCGGCAATTCCGCTTGGCATTCTGTACGCATTGTACGGGAAGATTGTAATGTACATCAGCGATAAGTTCAGCTTTATCAGCAATATGATGAAGTTCCTTAGCGTGAACGAGATTTTCCATAATCTGATCCCGGTGGCATTGATTCTGGGTGTGGGAATCGGTTTTATCGGAAGCCGCATCACAATTCGCAAGCATTTGAGGGTATAA
- a CDS encoding murein hydrolase activator EnvC family protein gives MIRRITALGLILVLAAGIPIQASSASTEKVTEDAASTKSLQEAQDEKAQLEKALKEAQSTIEDLRDSKGDIESKVTELNQQLIDISARITDLENQLTAKSEDIQETKDELAGAKEREAQQYADMKVRIQFMYENGQTSYLEALLSSRNISEFLNSADYIAQIQSYDRQKLTEYQDTVESIVNLEAQLEQEYTDLEALKSTVESNKATVAAMMRQKESELADISGDIEDAQSDADYYAAEIQAQEELIAAIKRAEAEKAAAGVEEHPYTGGAFRWPCPSSTRVTSDYGTRVSPMSGASSNHKGIDIGASAGADIIAAADGTVTAASYSSAAGNYVMIDHGGGLYTVYMHASSLLVSPGQTVSAGDVIAKVGSTGISTGSHLHFGVSLNGSYVSPWSYLGG, from the coding sequence ATGATACGAAGAATAACAGCGCTCGGACTGATTCTGGTGCTGGCGGCGGGCATACCGATCCAGGCATCGTCGGCTTCCACAGAGAAAGTGACGGAGGACGCCGCTTCCACAAAATCCCTGCAGGAGGCGCAGGACGAGAAAGCCCAGCTGGAAAAAGCGCTCAAAGAGGCGCAGAGCACGATTGAGGATCTCAGGGATTCCAAGGGTGATATCGAGAGCAAGGTAACAGAATTGAACCAGCAGCTGATAGATATATCCGCGCGGATCACGGATCTTGAGAATCAGCTGACGGCAAAGAGCGAGGATATCCAGGAGACGAAGGACGAGCTTGCCGGAGCCAAAGAGAGGGAAGCACAGCAGTACGCGGATATGAAAGTGCGGATCCAGTTCATGTATGAGAACGGGCAGACCTCTTATCTGGAGGCGCTTTTATCTTCCAGAAACATTTCTGAATTTTTAAATTCCGCAGATTATATCGCACAGATACAGAGCTATGACAGACAAAAGCTTACCGAGTACCAGGACACCGTGGAGTCGATTGTGAATCTGGAAGCCCAGCTGGAGCAGGAGTATACTGATCTGGAGGCACTCAAGTCGACGGTCGAGAGCAATAAAGCGACTGTTGCCGCTATGATGCGGCAGAAGGAGTCGGAGCTTGCGGACATCTCGGGAGATATTGAAGATGCGCAGAGCGACGCCGACTATTATGCGGCGGAGATTCAGGCGCAGGAAGAACTGATTGCGGCGATCAAGAGAGCGGAAGCGGAGAAAGCGGCAGCCGGGGTGGAGGAACATCCGTATACCGGAGGAGCGTTCCGGTGGCCGTGCCCGAGCAGCACACGGGTGACCAGCGATTATGGAACGAGAGTATCCCCGATGTCGGGAGCGTCGTCGAACCATAAGGGAATTGATATCGGAGCATCGGCGGGAGCGGACATTATCGCGGCGGCGGATGGAACGGTAACAGCGGCATCCTACAGCAGTGCGGCGGGCAATTATGTGATGATCGACCACGGCGGAGGACTCTACACCGTCTACATGCACGCATCATCCCTGCTGGTATCGCCCGGACAGACCGTGTCGGCGGGAGATGTGATCGCAAAAGTCGGAAGTACCGGCATTTCAACCGGAAGCCATCTGCATTTCGGCGTCTCTTTAAATGGAAGTTACGTCAGCCCGTGGAGTTACCTGGGCGGCTGA
- a CDS encoding S41 family peptidase — protein sequence MDEQRENMQNGMIENETTGEQKPDGGKERRRRGMGAGILLGICGTLVVGALGIYLTCRFTGSQILITNAAADTDGTTLLDAKTTAKINELSAYVDLYYYEDTDVQDLKDGLYAGLLEGLDDRYSVYYTADEYAQTQVSMTGQYYGIGAGLAQDKDTMQVTITKVYEGTPSESAGLRNEDVILSVDGTEADTMDVTDLVKLIRGEAGTTVHLEIYRPSTGENLSFDVERADVTLPSVSSQMLNDTIGYIRIESFEKDTANQFEKALAELEGEGLTSLVVDLRYNGGGLVDSVVQILDDILPEGLIVYTEDKNGHREEYRSSGDTHFDYPMAVLINQDSASASEIFAGAIKDYNYGTLIGTTTFGKGIVQSLFPLEDGDAIKLTTAKYFTPNGNYIHGVGIDPDIELEYEYLDPDGEQYEIQYDNQVQKAIEVLSEKTQND from the coding sequence ATGGACGAACAAAGAGAAAATATGCAAAACGGCATGATAGAAAATGAGACAACCGGAGAGCAGAAGCCGGACGGCGGAAAAGAGCGCAGACGCCGTGGAATGGGAGCCGGCATCCTTCTTGGAATCTGCGGAACACTGGTCGTCGGAGCGCTTGGCATTTATCTGACCTGCCGCTTTACCGGAAGCCAGATACTCATCACCAATGCAGCGGCAGATACGGACGGAACGACCCTGCTGGATGCAAAGACAACCGCAAAGATCAACGAACTGTCAGCTTACGTTGATCTGTATTATTATGAAGATACCGATGTTCAGGATTTAAAGGACGGTCTGTATGCGGGACTGCTGGAGGGACTGGATGACAGATATTCGGTTTACTACACGGCGGATGAGTACGCGCAGACGCAGGTCAGCATGACGGGTCAGTATTACGGAATCGGGGCAGGGCTTGCGCAGGATAAAGATACCATGCAGGTCACAATCACAAAGGTTTACGAGGGAACACCGTCCGAGAGTGCGGGACTTCGCAACGAAGACGTAATTCTGTCGGTGGACGGAACCGAGGCGGATACGATGGATGTCACGGATCTCGTGAAGCTGATCCGCGGGGAAGCCGGGACGACGGTACATCTTGAGATCTACCGCCCGTCTACCGGAGAGAATCTCTCGTTTGACGTGGAGCGTGCCGATGTGACGCTGCCGAGCGTATCTTCACAGATGTTAAACGATACGATCGGTTATATCCGGATTGAATCTTTTGAGAAGGATACGGCAAACCAGTTTGAGAAGGCACTTGCGGAACTGGAAGGGGAAGGGCTTACATCGCTGGTGGTCGACCTTCGCTATAACGGCGGCGGACTTGTCGATTCCGTGGTACAGATTCTTGACGATATTCTGCCGGAAGGTCTGATCGTCTACACGGAGGATAAGAACGGACACCGCGAGGAGTACCGCTCCAGCGGAGACACGCATTTTGACTATCCGATGGCGGTGTTAATCAATCAGGACAGCGCCAGCGCTTCCGAGATTTTTGCAGGAGCCATCAAGGATTACAACTACGGAACGCTGATCGGAACGACGACATTCGGCAAGGGCATCGTGCAGAGCCTGTTCCCGTTGGAAGACGGAGACGCCATCAAGCTGACAACCGCGAAATATTTTACGCCGAACGGCAACTATATCCACGGTGTCGGAATCGATCCGGACATTGAACTGGAATATGAGTATCTCGACCCGGACGGAGAGCAGTATGAGATCCAATACGATAATCAGGT